TCGACAGCGCCGTGGTGTTTCTGCCCAAGTCCAAGGATCTGACCGATTACATTCTCAATGCCGTCGCGTCGCGTCTGGCCGGGCGCGACGTGTTTCTGGTCGGTGAAAAACGCAGCGGCATCGAGGGTGCGTCCAAGCAGCTCAATCCGTTCGGCAAGCCGCGCAAGCTCGACAGCGCGCGTCACTGCCAGCTCTGGCAGGTGACCGTAGCCAACGCGCCTGAAGTGAAGTCGCTGGAAAGCCTGGCGCAAACTTATGAACTGCCACTCGCTGAAGGCCCATTGAAGGTAATCAGCCTGCCCGGCGTGTTCAGCCACGGTCGACTGGATCGCGGCAGTGCGCTATTGCTGGAGCATCTGGACAAATTGCCAAGCGGCCATTTGCTCGACTTCGGCTGCGGCGCCGGTGTGCTGGGGGCTGCGGTGAAACGCCGCTATCCGCACAATCAGGTGACGTTGCTGGATGTCGACGCGTTCGCGGCCGCCAGCAGCCGTCTGACCCTCGCCGCCAATGGCCTGGACGCCGAGGTGCTGACCGGCGACGGTATCGACGCCGCGCCTATGGGCTTGAGCGCGATTCTGAGCAATCCGCCGTTCCACGTCGGCGTTCACACCGATTATTTCGCCACCGAGAACTTGCTGCGAAAAGCGGCGAAACACCTGAAAAACGGCGGCGAACTGCGCTTGGTCGCCAATAGCTTTCTGAAATATCAACCGCTGATCGAAGAGCATCTGGGCATCTGCGCAATCAAGGCCGAGGGCAGTGGCTTCCGGATTTATCGGGCCAAGCGCGGTTGAAGTGCTTTGAAAAAAGACACTTGCTCAATCGGATTTGCCTAGGCAGAATCCGCTCCGTCCTAGGGGAGTAGTCTCCCACGAGCGCCAAGCTCGTCCGGCATACGTCAACATACTTGATCCTCAGATCATGGCGTATGCGACCCAAGCGTCCGCAGCAGACGGATCGCAGGGTTTGACAAGACCTATGACACGCACACCTTACCCGGGGCGGGAAGGCTGTACGTGTCATAGCCGTGTCGACCCGCCCCTTAGGAAATCCCTGATGCTGGACTCGTTACTCGTTCCCACCGCTGTCGTTGCCTTGGCCGAAATCGGCGACAAGACGCAACTGCTCGCGCTGATTCTCGCCGCTCGCTTTCGCAAACCCTGGCCGATCATTGCCGGGATTGTCGCCGCGACGCTGGCCAACCACGCAGCAGCCGGTGCGGTAGGTGCCTGGTTCGGCAGTTTCTTCTCAAGCGCGACGCTGCACTGGATCCTTGCCGCGAGCTTCGCCGCCACCGCATTGTGGACGCTGGTGCCGGACAAGATGGACGACGATGAAGCCAGCACGGCGCGCAAGTTCGGGCCGTTCCTGACCACGCTGATTGCGTTCTTCCTGGCTGAAATCGGTGACAAGACGCAGATCGCCACGGTGATGCTGGCCGCGCAATATCCGGAATTGTGGCTGGTGATCATCGGCACCACCGTGGGCATGTTGATTGCCAACGTGCCGGTGGTTCTGGCGGGCAACTTTGCCGCGGACAAATTGCCGCTGACCATGATCCGTCGCCTGGCGGCTTCAGCGTTCATGATTCTGGCGCTCGTCGCGGTATACAAAGCGATGCAGAGCAGCGGCTGGGTTTGAAGCAGCGGCAAGCTGCAAGCTGCAAGCCCAGCAAATCTGCTTTGACTTGAAGCTTCCCGCTTGAAGCTCGCAGCTGCTACTTCACGACTTGGGTGCTTTTTCGTACAGCGGCATGACTTTGGGAATCGCTGCCTTCAACGCCGCTGTGCGACTGTTCGAAGACGGGTGAGTGCTGAGGAATTCCGGCGGCGCACCTTCGCTGGCCTTGCTCATTTTCTCCCACAGGGTGATCGCCGCGTTAGGGTTGTACCCGGCGCGGGCCGCGAGTTCCAAACCGATCAGGTCGGCCTCGTTTTCATTGGTGCGGCTGTTAGGCAAGGTCATCAAAAGATTCACGCCGTTGTTACCCACCTCTACCAGCGCAGGCGGGGCCCCCGCCGCGATAGCCATTTGTTGCGCCATTTGCACACCATACGACTTCGATAACGCCTCACGTCCGTGCTCGCGCAGCGCATGGGCAATTTCATGGCCCATGACCGCGGCCGCCTCGTCGTCGGTCAGCTGCAGCTTATCGAGCAGACCGGTGTAGACAATGATCTTGCCGCCGGGACCACAGTTGGCGTTGAGTTCGTCGCTCTTGATCAGATTGACTTCCCACTGCCACTGCGCGGCATCCGGCCGGAACGTCGGCGCCTGGGCAATCAGCCGGTCAGCGATGGTTTGAATACGCTTGGCATCGGCACTCGTCTTGTCGAGCACATTCTTGCTGCTCGCATCGCCCACGGTCTGTTGATAATCCTGAGCGTAAGCCTGATTGACCTGTTCGCTCGATACCAGGCTGAACATCCGCTGCTGGCGAACCACGCCCACCTCACCGGCGCTGGTGGTGTTCACGGTCTCGCAGCCATTAAGCAACAGCGTTGAGCCCAGCACGCCCGCAACCAGCAATTTGTTCATCGATAACTCCCGAGATCCATGTTCTGCAAGAGAACACTGTAGTAGGAAAAATTCATACTGAACTGACTGCCTTGCCGCACAAAGGTTCTGCACCGTTCTGAATGCGACACAGGCACATCCAAAACGGTCAATTCGTCGCCTGCTGCTCATGCCCGCAGCCCCGCCTGCCGATAGATCCCTTGCAGAAATCCTCTCGCGTGCGGAGCTTCCATGAAATTCAAGTCGATCCAGTTTTCCGTCGCCGCCCTGGCCGGTGCCATCGTCCTCAGTGTGGTAGCCGCGCTGGTGGTGTATGCGCTGTTTGCCGGCGCCCGCACGCAAGAGATGGTCCAGCAGCGCACTCAGGCGCAGTTCGAGCAAGTCATCGAACAACGGCTGACCTCGCTGGCGCAAACCCAGGTCAGTCAGATCCAGCGCGAACTGGAAGCGCCGCTGCTGATCGCCGGCGGTCTGGTGCGGGTCAACGCCCTGCTCGGTACGCCGGGGGCCGATGGTCAGCCGCGCCTGAGCGTCAGCCGCGAGCAACTGATCGGCCTGATCAAAGAAAACGTCGAAAAGAACCCGAAGATTCTCGGCACCTACGTCGCCTGGGAAAAAAACGCTCTGGACCATAATGACGCGGCCTACGTCGGCAGCCCTGTGGTCGGCATCGATCCAGCCAACGGGCGTTTTTTGCCGTGGTGGTTCCGCAATACCGATGGCAGTCTGGGCGTCGACAAACTGGCCGATGTCGAGGATCAGAAGACCCTGTCCACCGGCGTGCGCGCCAGCGAGTATTACCTCTGCTCCAAGGAAAGCAAAAAGCCCTGCGTGATTGATC
This window of the Pseudomonas fluorescens genome carries:
- a CDS encoding class I SAM-dependent methyltransferase, translated to MDPRSEVLLRQADLFQGSLLLAGLPADDLLGRLPNAFGWCWHAGDQAALDARFEGRSHFGVTVPERDFDSAVVFLPKSKDLTDYILNAVASRLAGRDVFLVGEKRSGIEGASKQLNPFGKPRKLDSARHCQLWQVTVANAPEVKSLESLAQTYELPLAEGPLKVISLPGVFSHGRLDRGSALLLEHLDKLPSGHLLDFGCGAGVLGAAVKRRYPHNQVTLLDVDAFAAASSRLTLAANGLDAEVLTGDGIDAAPMGLSAILSNPPFHVGVHTDYFATENLLRKAAKHLKNGGELRLVANSFLKYQPLIEEHLGICAIKAEGSGFRIYRAKRG
- a CDS encoding TMEM165/GDT1 family protein, whose translation is MLDSLLVPTAVVALAEIGDKTQLLALILAARFRKPWPIIAGIVAATLANHAAAGAVGAWFGSFFSSATLHWILAASFAATALWTLVPDKMDDDEASTARKFGPFLTTLIAFFLAEIGDKTQIATVMLAAQYPELWLVIIGTTVGMLIANVPVVLAGNFAADKLPLTMIRRLAASAFMILALVAVYKAMQSSGWV
- a CDS encoding M48 family metallopeptidase, translating into MNKLLVAGVLGSTLLLNGCETVNTTSAGEVGVVRQQRMFSLVSSEQVNQAYAQDYQQTVGDASSKNVLDKTSADAKRIQTIADRLIAQAPTFRPDAAQWQWEVNLIKSDELNANCGPGGKIIVYTGLLDKLQLTDDEAAAVMGHEIAHALREHGREALSKSYGVQMAQQMAIAAGAPPALVEVGNNGVNLLMTLPNSRTNENEADLIGLELAARAGYNPNAAITLWEKMSKASEGAPPEFLSTHPSSNSRTAALKAAIPKVMPLYEKAPKS